The proteins below are encoded in one region of Streptomyces roseirectus:
- a CDS encoding alpha/beta fold hydrolase yields MSFPLPRTARAVTLHTQRGDFAAVDTPAGESVPFRGVALLLPGFTGSKEDFHFLQGPLAARGYRTIAVDGRGQYESDGPEADESPYAQGELAKDVLAQAQLAGGPVHLLGHSMGGQVARAAVLLDHTPFRSLTLMSSGPAEISDSQKERVGLLHAALAAGMTMAQVWEVIVAMGPPEDVGGPAKGFGTPELMRERWTSHKPAQLLVTGRQLCAEPDRVAELAALGLPLHVLSGSSDDTWPVPLLDEMAARLSARRTVVEGAEHSPNQDQPLATAEALADFWDAQDTQDTQDTQEG; encoded by the coding sequence GTGAGCTTCCCCCTTCCTCGCACGGCCCGAGCCGTCACCCTTCACACGCAGCGCGGCGACTTCGCGGCGGTCGACACGCCGGCCGGGGAGTCCGTGCCGTTCCGAGGGGTGGCCCTGTTGTTGCCCGGGTTCACCGGCAGCAAGGAGGACTTCCACTTCCTGCAAGGCCCGTTGGCGGCGCGGGGGTACCGGACGATCGCCGTGGACGGCCGGGGACAGTACGAGTCGGACGGCCCCGAGGCGGACGAATCCCCTTACGCGCAGGGCGAGTTGGCCAAGGACGTACTCGCGCAGGCCCAGTTGGCGGGCGGGCCGGTGCATCTGCTCGGGCACTCCATGGGCGGGCAGGTCGCGCGGGCGGCGGTGCTGCTGGACCACACCCCGTTCCGCAGCCTGACGTTGATGTCGTCGGGCCCGGCGGAGATCTCGGACTCGCAGAAGGAGCGCGTCGGCCTGCTGCACGCGGCGCTCGCCGCCGGGATGACCATGGCGCAGGTGTGGGAGGTGATCGTCGCGATGGGGCCGCCGGAGGACGTCGGCGGACCCGCGAAGGGGTTCGGGACACCGGAGTTGATGCGCGAACGCTGGACGAGTCACAAGCCGGCGCAACTACTCGTCACGGGACGTCAGTTGTGCGCCGAACCGGACCGCGTCGCCGAACTTGCCGCACTGGGGCTGCCGTTGCACGTCCTGTCGGGGTCCAGCGACGACACCTGGCCGGTGCCCCTGCTGGACGAGATGGCCGCACGCCTGTCCGCCCGGCGCACGGTCGTCGAGGGCGCCGAACACTCACCGAACCAGGACCAACCACTCGCCACGGCCGAGGCGTTGGCGGATTTCTGGGACGCACAGGACACACAGGACACACAGGACACACAGGAAGGGTAG
- a CDS encoding NYN domain-containing protein, giving the protein MSDDLGALAARIDRTNDLLRRVLAEVAKTPSTHAIFVDAGYLYAAAGRLVAGTEDRRAFELDAEGLLEALIDRARTVFADSRLLRVYWYDGARRRIHTAEQQSIAELPDVKVRLGNLNANNQQKGVDSLIRTDLESLARHRAISDAVLLGGDEDLVSAVEAAQGYGARVHLWGIEAPDGRNQAEPLLWEVDSQRTLDLEFFKPYVARRTAIPHEAQGAARPTREDVRFAGAQIAAKWLVERGRASVADLLPGHPYLPGSVDQDLLVEAEGILQYSLRGQADLRRALRDGFWDHVRTQY; this is encoded by the coding sequence ATGAGTGACGACCTCGGGGCCCTCGCAGCCCGCATCGACCGGACGAACGACCTGCTCAGACGGGTACTCGCCGAGGTGGCGAAGACGCCCTCGACGCACGCGATCTTCGTCGACGCGGGCTACCTCTACGCCGCCGCCGGCCGCCTGGTCGCCGGGACCGAGGACCGAAGAGCCTTCGAGCTCGACGCCGAGGGGCTACTGGAGGCGCTGATCGACCGAGCTCGCACGGTCTTCGCGGACAGCAGGCTCCTCCGGGTCTACTGGTACGACGGCGCGCGGCGCCGCATCCACACCGCCGAACAGCAGTCGATCGCGGAGCTTCCCGACGTCAAGGTTCGCTTGGGCAACCTCAACGCCAACAACCAGCAGAAGGGCGTCGACTCCCTGATCCGCACGGACCTCGAATCCCTCGCCCGCCACCGCGCGATCAGCGACGCGGTCCTCCTCGGCGGCGACGAGGACCTGGTCTCGGCGGTCGAGGCCGCCCAGGGGTACGGGGCGCGCGTCCACCTGTGGGGCATCGAGGCGCCGGACGGCCGCAACCAGGCCGAGCCGCTGCTGTGGGAGGTCGACAGCCAGCGCACCCTCGACCTCGAATTCTTCAAGCCGTATGTCGCCCGCCGGACCGCCATCCCCCACGAGGCGCAGGGCGCGGCTCGGCCCACCCGGGAGGACGTCCGCTTCGCCGGTGCCCAGATCGCGGCGAAGTGGCTGGTCGAACGGGGGCGTGCGAGCGTCGCCGATCTCCTGCCGGGCCATCCCTATCTGCCCGGCTCCGTCGACCAGGACCTTCTCGTCGAGGCCGAGGGGATTCTTCAGTACTCGCTGCGGGGGCAGGCGGATCTGAGGCGGGCTCTGCGGGACGGGTTCTGGGACCATGTGCGGACGCAGTATTGA
- a CDS encoding MarC family protein — protein MFDPAVFGSLFLTLFVIMDPPGITPIFLALTSGRPAKIQKRMAFQAVCVAGGVITVFGLLGHQILNYLHVSVPALMIAGGLLLLLIALDLLTGKSDEPKQTKDVNVALVPLGMPLLAGPGAIVSVILAVQKADGVATQTSVWLAILAIHLVLWLVMRYSLLIIRLIKDGGVVLVTRLAGMMLSAIAVQQIINGVTQVIRAS, from the coding sequence ATGTTCGACCCCGCCGTCTTCGGCTCCCTCTTCCTCACCCTCTTCGTCATCATGGATCCCCCGGGAATCACCCCGATCTTCCTGGCCCTCACCTCCGGCCGCCCCGCCAAGATCCAGAAGCGCATGGCGTTCCAGGCGGTCTGCGTGGCCGGCGGTGTGATCACGGTGTTCGGGCTGCTGGGCCACCAGATCCTGAACTACCTGCACGTCTCGGTCCCGGCGCTGATGATCGCGGGCGGACTGCTGCTCCTGCTCATCGCCCTGGACCTGCTGACGGGCAAGAGCGACGAACCGAAGCAGACCAAGGACGTCAACGTGGCCCTGGTCCCGCTGGGCATGCCCCTGCTGGCCGGCCCCGGGGCGATCGTCTCCGTGATCCTCGCGGTCCAGAAGGCGGACGGTGTGGCGACCCAGACGTCGGTGTGGCTGGCGATCCTCGCGATCCACCTGGTCCTGTGGCTGGTGATGCGGTACTCGCTGCTCATCATCAGGCTGATCAAGGACGGCGGCGTCGTCCTGGTGACCAGGCTCGCGGGCATGATGCTCTCGGCGATCGCGGTCCAGCAGATCATCAACGGCGTGACCCAGGTGATCCGCGCGTCCTGA
- a CDS encoding PHP domain-containing protein — protein MRIDLHSHSTASDGTDTPAELVRNAAAAGLDVVALTDHDTTRGYAEAVAALPEGLTLVTGAELSCRVDGVSLHMLAYLFDPDEPALLAERELVRDDRVPRAQAMVARLQGLGVDVTWDQVARIAGDGSVGRPHVAAALVEAGVVATVGDAFTEEWLADGGRAHVAKHETDPFEAVRLVKAAGGVTVFAHPGAAKRGLTVPDATIAELASAGLDGIEVDHMDHTPETRARLRGLARELGLLVTGSSDYHGSRKTCVLGEYTTDPEVYGEITRRAWGAFPIPGAGGA, from the coding sequence GTGCGCATCGACCTGCACAGCCACTCCACCGCGTCCGACGGCACGGACACCCCCGCCGAGCTGGTCCGCAACGCCGCTGCCGCGGGGCTCGACGTCGTCGCCCTCACCGACCACGACACGACCCGCGGGTACGCCGAGGCCGTCGCCGCGCTGCCCGAGGGGCTGACCCTGGTCACCGGCGCCGAGCTGTCCTGCCGCGTCGACGGCGTCTCCCTGCACATGCTGGCCTACCTCTTCGACCCCGACGAGCCGGCCCTCCTCGCCGAACGCGAACTCGTCCGCGACGACCGCGTCCCGCGCGCCCAGGCGATGGTCGCCCGGCTTCAGGGACTCGGCGTCGACGTCACCTGGGACCAGGTCGCCCGCATCGCCGGTGACGGCTCGGTCGGCCGTCCCCATGTCGCGGCGGCCCTCGTCGAGGCCGGGGTGGTGGCGACGGTGGGTGACGCCTTCACGGAGGAGTGGCTGGCCGACGGCGGACGCGCGCACGTCGCCAAGCACGAGACGGACCCCTTCGAAGCGGTCCGGCTGGTCAAGGCGGCCGGCGGCGTCACCGTCTTCGCCCACCCCGGCGCCGCCAAACGCGGCCTCACCGTCCCCGACGCCACCATCGCGGAACTGGCCTCCGCCGGTCTCGACGGCATCGAGGTCGACCACATGGACCACACGCCGGAGACGCGTGCGCGGCTGCGGGGGCTGGCCCGGGAGCTGGGGCTGCTGGTGACGGGGTCCAGCGACTACCACGGCAGCCGCAAGACCTGCGTGCTCGGCGAGTACACGACCGATCCCGAGGTGTACGGCGAGATCACGCGCCGGGCGTGGGGCGCGTTCCCGATCCCCGGGGCGGGCGGAGCCTGA
- a CDS encoding DUF6758 family protein, with protein sequence MRGEPSCPKCGGRVRAPGLFADTWQCAAHGTVHPVQPVIPPSVEGLGVVVHRTQVPVWMPWPLPVGWLFTGVACAGDDRTGGRATAVACTGPGPLGGMGELILVAEELGVGLGARYAGIDGPDPGPHLDVEKPPQVKVLAAGRPTPLWHVAKAPDDRAVFAGEALGMWLWAVVWPEQSGLLMYDELVLTDLRDAGAEVEMVPCGALSPRLLGP encoded by the coding sequence ATGAGGGGCGAACCCAGTTGCCCGAAGTGTGGTGGCCGGGTCAGGGCTCCCGGTCTCTTCGCCGATACCTGGCAGTGCGCTGCCCATGGCACGGTGCACCCGGTCCAGCCCGTGATCCCGCCCAGCGTCGAGGGCCTAGGCGTGGTGGTGCACCGCACCCAGGTACCCGTGTGGATGCCGTGGCCGCTGCCCGTGGGGTGGCTGTTCACCGGCGTCGCGTGCGCCGGTGACGACCGCACCGGCGGGCGCGCGACGGCCGTCGCCTGCACCGGTCCCGGTCCGCTCGGCGGCATGGGCGAGCTGATCCTCGTCGCCGAGGAGCTGGGGGTCGGCCTCGGCGCCCGCTACGCCGGCATCGACGGGCCCGACCCCGGGCCGCACCTCGACGTCGAGAAACCCCCGCAGGTCAAGGTGCTCGCCGCCGGGCGGCCGACCCCGCTGTGGCACGTCGCCAAGGCGCCGGACGACCGGGCCGTGTTCGCGGGGGAGGCGCTGGGGATGTGGCTGTGGGCCGTGGTGTGGCCCGAGCAGTCGGGGTTGCTGATGTACGACGAGCTGGTGCTGACGGATCTGCGGGACGCGGGGGCGGAGGTGGAGATGGTGCCGTGCGGGGCGTTGTCGCCGCGGCTGCTGGGGCCGTGA
- a CDS encoding MFS transporter — MKDDSKDPFDEGDDGPGSLLRQPKAVWATAGASVVAFMGIGLVDPILPSIAKGLEATPSQVSLLFTSYFLITAFAMLITGFVSSRIGGRKTLLAGLALVVLFAALAGTSGSVAELVGFRAGWGLGNALFVSTALAVIVGAAAGGSAAAILLYESALGLGMACGPLLGALLGDASWRYPFFGTAFLMAVGFLCIAVFLKEQPKPARKTSVLDPLKALGHGGLASAAVSAFFYNYTFFTVLAFTPFVLDMTPYKSGAVFFAWGLLLALFSVVVAPRLQARFGSLKVLGGSLVLLAADVLVLGYGDHVTAVVCTVLSGAFIGVNNTVYTELALGVSDAPRPVASAGYNFVRWFAAAAAPYFAPKIEEWSDLHMPFVVAAVTAVIGAAVVVVRRKALTHEAEDHRTEHATRDSVTVFAN, encoded by the coding sequence ATGAAGGACGACAGCAAGGACCCGTTCGACGAGGGAGACGACGGACCGGGGAGCCTGCTGAGGCAGCCGAAGGCCGTGTGGGCGACGGCCGGCGCCTCGGTCGTCGCGTTCATGGGCATCGGCCTGGTCGACCCGATCCTCCCGTCGATCGCCAAGGGCCTGGAGGCGACGCCCAGTCAGGTCTCCCTGCTGTTCACGTCGTACTTCCTGATCACCGCGTTCGCGATGCTGATCACCGGCTTCGTCTCCAGCCGCATCGGCGGCAGGAAGACCCTGCTGGCCGGCCTCGCCCTCGTCGTCCTGTTCGCGGCGCTCGCCGGCACCTCCGGCTCGGTCGCCGAACTCGTCGGCTTCCGCGCGGGCTGGGGCCTCGGCAACGCCCTGTTCGTCTCGACGGCCCTCGCGGTCATCGTCGGCGCGGCGGCGGGCGGCAGCGCGGCGGCGATCCTGCTGTACGAGTCGGCGCTCGGCCTCGGCATGGCCTGCGGCCCGCTGCTCGGCGCGCTCCTGGGCGACGCGAGCTGGCGCTACCCGTTCTTCGGGACGGCGTTCCTGATGGCCGTCGGCTTCCTGTGCATCGCGGTGTTCCTGAAGGAGCAGCCGAAGCCGGCGAGGAAGACCTCGGTCCTGGACCCGCTGAAGGCGCTCGGCCACGGCGGGCTCGCCTCGGCCGCGGTCTCGGCGTTCTTCTACAACTACACGTTCTTCACAGTGCTGGCCTTCACCCCGTTCGTCCTCGACATGACGCCCTACAAATCGGGCGCCGTCTTCTTCGCCTGGGGTCTGCTGCTCGCCCTGTTCTCCGTCGTCGTCGCCCCGCGCCTGCAGGCCCGGTTCGGTTCGCTGAAGGTGCTCGGCGGCTCCCTGGTCCTGCTCGCGGCCGACGTCCTGGTCCTCGGGTACGGCGACCACGTGACGGCGGTCGTCTGCACCGTCCTGTCCGGCGCGTTCATCGGCGTCAACAACACCGTCTACACCGAGTTGGCGCTCGGCGTCTCCGACGCGCCGCGCCCGGTGGCGAGCGCGGGCTACAACTTCGTCCGCTGGTTCGCGGCAGCGGCGGCGCCGTACTTCGCGCCGAAGATCGAGGAGTGGTCCGACCTCCACATGCCGTTCGTGGTGGCGGCGGTGACGGCGGTCATCGGCGCGGCCGTGGTCGTCGTCCGCCGCAAGGCGCTCACTCACGAGGCCGAGGACCACCGCACCGAGCACGCGACGCGGGATTCGGTCACCGTCTTCGCGAACTGA
- a CDS encoding suppressor of fused domain protein, producing MAEVLPLVEARLLTALGEPDARAAVTFLGTDRVEVLRFQRDGVVRYATLGMSASPMNDPNSFAADPVKGPRAELVLSVRAGVADTDKVLRPLAVLAASPQVEGVVVAPGASLDVGEPLWPGAPFTSVLVAEPGGLVEDLELDAPLDPVHFLPLLPMTPNEAAWKRVHGAQALQERWLTNGTDLRDPARTSVPLT from the coding sequence ATGGCAGAAGTTCTTCCCCTGGTCGAGGCCCGGTTGCTCACGGCGCTGGGCGAACCGGACGCCCGCGCGGCGGTCACCTTCCTCGGCACCGACCGCGTCGAGGTCCTCCGTTTCCAGCGGGACGGCGTCGTCCGCTACGCCACTCTCGGCATGTCCGCGAGCCCCATGAACGACCCCAACTCCTTTGCCGCCGACCCCGTCAAGGGGCCGCGCGCCGAGCTGGTCCTGTCGGTGCGCGCGGGAGTCGCCGACACGGACAAGGTCCTGCGCCCCCTCGCGGTCCTCGCCGCGTCCCCGCAGGTCGAGGGCGTCGTCGTCGCCCCCGGCGCCTCGCTGGACGTCGGCGAGCCCCTGTGGCCGGGCGCCCCCTTCACCTCCGTCCTCGTCGCCGAGCCCGGCGGTCTCGTCGAGGACCTGGAACTCGACGCCCCCCTCGACCCCGTCCACTTCCTCCCCCTGCTGCCGATGACCCCCAACGAGGCCGCCTGGAAACGCGTCCACGGCGCGCAGGCGCTCCAGGAGCGCTGGCTGACGAACGGGACGGACCTCCGGGACCCGGCCCGGACGTCCGTCCCGCTGACGTGA